A part of Brassica rapa cultivar Chiifu-401-42 chromosome A05, CAAS_Brap_v3.01, whole genome shotgun sequence genomic DNA contains:
- the LOC103868320 gene encoding uncharacterized protein LOC103868320: MATWLWLEDFGFEHIFSVIMALNDPLIAALANEAVLCFRCLESEEPPNGFSQIPVTAEFMDISLQIIYQNRYSAITGIKNFLTTVCSRIFSDIVQQVLLSSYITSHNQPLLEINLKDSLGNKLSLS; the protein is encoded by the coding sequence ATGGCCACATGGCTTTGGCTTGAAGACTTTGGCTTTGAGCACATCTTCTCAGTCATCATGGCTCTCAACGATCCACTCATTGCAGCTCTTGCTAATGAGGCTGTCTTATGCTTCCGGTGTCTTGAATCCGAAGAACCTCCAAATGGTTTCAGTCAGATCCCTGTGACTGCAGAATTTATGGATATATCTCTtcaaataatctaccaaaatcgATACAGTGCCATCACAGGAATCAAAAACTTTTTAACCACTGTTTGCTCAAGAATTTTCTCTGACATCGTTCAACAAGTTCTCCTATCCTCCTACATCACTAGCCACAACCAGCCTCTGTTGGAGATAAACTTGAAAGATAGCTTAGGAAACAAGCTATCATTATCCTAG
- the LOC103868322 gene encoding uncharacterized protein LOC103868322, with protein MSNCSIEQLHDFYVQERLLFVKLVQKFSRSPAESLLVMATWLWLEDFGFEHIFSVIMALNDPLIAALANEAVLCFRCLESEEPPNGFSQIPVTAEFMDISLQIIYQNRYSAITGIKNFLTTVCSRIFSDIVQQVLPSSYITSHNQPLIIPGFPHPTFGSINVMPSVASLDNFSSRNLFPIPSGIWGWNASCIATENDRTLFLTFSRGIPVSEAEVRLVFTEKYGENCVKGVHIPKYGGNLPNENLNSNQDVQQQSLYGRLVLDSVVTVDRILMGESKQKFYIDGKPIWARKFKNRYRK; from the coding sequence ATGTCAAATTGTAGCATTGAACAACTGCATGATTTCTATGTTCAAGAAAGACTGCTTTTCGTTAAATTGGTACAAAAATTTTCAAGATCTCCAGCTGAGTCACTTCTTGTCATGGCCACATGGCTTTGGCTTGAAGACTTTGGCTTTGAGCACATCTTCTCAGTCATCATGGCGCTCAACGATCCACTCATTGCAGCTCTTGCTAATGAGGCTGTCTTATGCTTCCGGTGTCTTGAATCCGAAGAACCTCCAAATGGTTTCAGTCAGATCCCTGTGACTGCAGAATTTATGGATATATCTCTtcaaataatctaccaaaatcgATACAGTGCCATCACAGGAATCAAAAACTTTTTAACCACTGTTTGCTCAAGAATTTTCTCTGACATAGTTCAACAAGTTCTCCCATCCTCCTACATCACTAGCCACAACCAGCCTCTCATCATCCCCGGGTTCCCGCATCCAACTTTTGGGAGCATCAACGTGATGCCTAGTGTTGCTTCCTTGGATAATTTCTCCAGCAGAAATTTATTCCCTATCCCTAGTGGTATATGGGGCTGGAATGCTAGTTGCATCGCAACTGAAAACGACCGGACCCTTTTTCTAACGTTTTCTCGTGGAATCCCAGTATCCGAAGCGGAAGTGAGGCTGGTATTCACAGAAAAATATGGAGAAAACTGTGTTAAGGGCGTTCACATACCTAAGTACGGTGGAAACTTACCCAATGAGAACTTGAATAGTAATCAGGATGTTCAACAACAATCACTATATGGGAGGCTGGTCTTGGATTCAGTCGTTACTGTGGATCGTATACTTATGGGCGAGAGTAAACAAAAGTTTTACATCGACGGGAAGCCTATTTGGGCTCGTAAGTTTAAAAATAGatacagaaaataa
- the LOC103868321 gene encoding uncharacterized protein LOC103868321 — translation MAYSSSLFPSPFFSTDSSLFEVEVTRDEFHSFHKIDRDLFTRLVFVLKRDMNQSSQVIAFLLVVEQLRFARNLVAYLVSSQDMLIDAVANEVGVCLSILYNQDYSSFFLLNHNNNDEVVIPFLKGLTDSNLTLSYINQYRETILVGVTKNLNDVCNRAFDDIYEKGYKEQLLAIERAKLIEEMKKIRLGAQQQTPTRLSVQHQTPSWWNVQQQISRRSSVQQRTSIRSSVRRSTPIKVSAPQEWVPAPDVEKKAKAVVMETEGADIKEDEEEVTPADDRTVILKFSKGYPISESEVRVHFTREFGEVIEAIVMQEVQENEQPLFARMVLKMEYASKIEEIVTPMNKNMFTIDGKHVWVHKFFAAPSSSHV, via the coding sequence ATGGcttattcttcttctctttttccttctcCATTTTTCTCAACCGATTCTTCTTTATTTGAAGTGGAGGTAACTCGAGACGAGTTTCATTCTTTCCACAAAATCGATAGAGACTTGTTCACTCGCCTCGTCTTTGTTCTAAAACGAGACATGAACCAATCGTCTCAAGTGATTGCGTTTCTCCTCGTGGTCGAGCAACTTCGCTTTGCACGCAACTTGGTCGCGTATCTTGTCTCATCACAAGACATGTTAATCGACGCGGTGGCCAATGAAGTCGGTGTGTGTCTAAGTATCTTATACAACCAAGACTACTCAAGCTTCTTCCTCCTTAACCACAACAACAATGATGAGGTGGTTATTCCTTTTCTCAAAGGTCTAACTGACAGTAATCTCACACTCAGTTACATCAACCAGTACCGCGAAACTATTCTCGTTGGAGTGACAAAGAATTTGAACGATGTCTGCAACCGAGCTTTCGATGATATATACGAGAAGGGCTACAAAGAGCAACTGTTGGCGATAGAGAGGGCAAAACTCAttgaggagatgaagaagatcCGGTTGGGTGCTCAACAACAAACCCCTACTAGGTTGAGTGTTCAACACCAAACCCCTAGCTGGTGGAATGTTCAACAACAGATCTCTCGTAGGTCGAGTGTTCAACAACGAACCTCTATTAGATCGAGTGTTCGACGATCAACCCCTATAAAGGTGAGTGCTCCACAAGAATGGGTTCCTGCTCCAGATGTTGAAAAAAAAGCAAAGGCGGTCGTGATGGAGACAGAGGGGGCGGACATCAAGGAGGACGAGGAAGAGGTGACGCCGGCAGATGATAGGACGGTGATTCTAAAGTTTTCCAAAGGATATCCAATTTCTGAATCGGAGGTTAGGGTTCACTTCACGAGGGAGTTTGGAGAAGTGATAGAAGCCATTGTGATGCAAGAAGTGCAAGAGAATGAGCAGCCCTTGTTTGCGAGGATGGTGTTGAAGATGGAATATGCGTCGAAGATTGAAGAGATCGTGACTCCAATGAACAAAAACATGTTCACTATTGATGGAAAACATGTTTGGGTTCACAAGTTCTTCGCTGCGCCCTCCTCCTCGCATGTTTGA
- the LOC117134318 gene encoding uncharacterized protein LOC117134318 has translation MPSVASLDNFSSRNLFPIPSGIWGWNASCIATENDRTLFLTFSRGIPVSEAEVRLVFTEKYGENCVKGVHIPKYGGNLPNENLNSNQDVQQQSLYARLVLDSVVTVDRILMGESKQKFYIDGKPIWAQYEALVSYSLGIFTIGGFPRLVSIKKL, from the exons ATGCCTAGTGTTGCTTCCTTGGATAATTTCTCCAGCAGAAATTTATTCCCTATCCCTAGTGGTATATGGGGCTGGAATGCTAGTTGCATCGCAACTGAAAACGACCGGACCCTTTTTCTAACGTTTTCTCGTGGAATCCCAGTATCCGAAGCGGAAGTGAGGCTGGTATTCACAGAAAAATATGGAGAAAACTGTGTTAAGGGCGTTCACATACCTAAGTACGGTGGAAACTTACCCAATGAGAACTTGAATAGTAATCAGGATGTTCAACAACAATCACTATATGCGAGGCTGGTCTTGGATTCAGTCGTTACTGTAGATCGTATACTTATGGGCGAGAGTAAACAAAAGTTTTACATCGACGGGAAGCCTATTTGGGCtc AGTATGAAGCTttagtctcttattctcttggGATATTCACTATAGGAGGATTCCCTCGTCTTGTCTCTATCAAAAAGCTCTAA